Proteins encoded in a region of the Botrytis cinerea B05.10 chromosome 11, complete sequence genome:
- the Bcsnf5 gene encoding Bcsnf5, producing the protein MTARNPPQAFISSYAPRLRTYANSLLTPVIQPTAAVATPLGRTTKRGTTAINYAEDGYEFEEDDDDENRRRPTGLRSLRREDNGQAKQDPAEKVGKEATAPVEIQGIWRDWMGKQRPGKTDMQNYAQIALPLTLIPIRIDLDIPSFTPPAPLPVPVNIQVSYPSIDTSLPAYKPQETTVPYRLKDVFLWNLHETLTTTDQFAQTMVQDLDLPNRGQMAAEISKQIRTQLEEYAGVALHPLFHSQQTATANGTVTTIKQGPSSRDASNTPAASGNATPMRNVIGQSNGYSTPAKAPTSQSQDITATATSIPPESDEYNPDDMYRCIINLNINLSNHLYTDRFEWSLLHPPGTAEIFAKQTCADLGLPGEWVPAMTHAIYEAVLRLKKEACESGGLVGGYGGEIPNDAVHGKDAGWRYDNEHLADEWEPKVEILSKEEIEKREGDRERQIRRMRRETARFSSNSGMAGGLPTPGENRGYFDEPPAEERMGRGERSKKKRRFRSLSPLGRSGTPGGRGTPDTGGITGYGGGGSLTEFERNSWRCSHCKVWGTSVWCVRDGPFGPRTLCNNCGFIFEKDRKLPRWAKDLHRQDIRSSDYR; encoded by the exons ATGACGGCTCGCAACCCCCCTCAAGCTTTTATTTCTAGTTATGCTCCGCGATTGCGCACATATGCCAATTCGTTGCTTACCCCAGTCATACAGCCAACAGCAGCTGTCGCGACACCTCTTGGTCGAACAACGAAAAGAGGAACCACAGCAATAAATTATGCAGAGGATGGATATGAATTTGAGgaggacgatgatgatgaaaacaGGAGAAGGCCTACAGGTTTGAGGAGTTTGCGAAGGGAAGACAATGGACAGGCAAAACAAGACCCCGCAGAAAAGGTCGGCAAAGAAGCTACTGCGCCTGTAGAAATTCAAGGTatttggagagattggatgGGCAAGCAACGGCCAGGAAAAACCGACATGCAAAATTATGCACAAATCGCATTACCTTTAACCTTAATCCCGATTCGAATCGACCTCGATATTCCTTCCTTCACACCCCCTGCGCCTTTACCCGTACCTGTAAACATTCAAGTATCTTACCCTTCGATTGATACTTCCCTACCAGCATACAAACCACAAGAGACAACAGTCCCATATCGCCTGAAGGATGTATTTCTGTGGAATCTACACGAGACATTGACAACCACTGATCAATTCGCGCAAACCATGGTACAGGATCTGGACTTACCGAACAGAGGACAAATGGCAGCCGAGATCAGCAAGCAGATCCGTACACAGCTTGAAGAATACGCAGGCGTGGCTCTTCATCCACTCTTTCATTCGCAACAGACCGCAACGGCGAACGGCACTGTGACCACCATCAAGCAAGGACCATCGTCTCGAGACGCTTCAAATACGCCCGCAGCAAGTGGGAATGCGACTCCCATGCGAAATGTCATTGGCCAATCTAATGGCTATTCGACTCCTGCTAAAGCTCCTACTTCACAGTCGCAAGACATCACCGCGACTGCAACCTCAATACCACCAGAATCCGATGAATATAATCCTGATGACATGTACCGGTGCATCATCAATTTGAACATCAATCTCTCGAACCATCTCTACACAGACAGGTTTGAATGGTCATTACTACATCCTCCAGGAACGGCTGAAATATTCGCAAAACAAACCTGCGCAGATCTTGGGTTACCTGGTGAATGGGTCCCAGCCATGACACATGCGATTTATGAAGCagttttgagattgaaaaaggaGGCATGTGAAAGTGGTGGTTTGGTTGGTGGTTATGGGGGAGAAATACCTAATGACGCTGTGCATGGTAAGGATGCCGGATGGAGATATGATAATGAGCACCTGGCAGATGAGTGGGAACCCAAGGTTGAGATTTTGTcaaaggaagagattgagaagcGAGAGGGTGATAGAGAAAGGCAAATTAGGcggatgagaagagagacTGCTAGATTCTCTTCGAATTCGGGAATGGCTGGTGGTCTTCCAACACCAGGTGAGAACAGAGGATATTTTGATGAACCACCTGCGGAAGAACGTATGGGTCGTGGTgagagaagcaagaagaagagacgCTTTAGAAGTCTTAGTCCATTGGGGAGATCTGGAACACCTGGTGGAAGAGGAACTCCTGACACTGGTGGCATCACTGGGTATGGTGGAGGTGGCAGTCTTACCGAATTTGAACGGAATAGTTGGAGATGCTCACACTGTAAAGTCTGGGGAACATCAGTTTGGTGTGTGAGGGATGGGCCATTCGGACCAAGG ACTCTTTGCAATAATTGTGGCTTCATATTCGAGAAAGACCGCAAGCTACCTCGATGGGCCAAGGATCTTCACAGACAAGACATTCGCTCAAGCGATTACAGATAA